The following coding sequences are from one Salvia hispanica cultivar TCC Black 2014 chromosome 3, UniMelb_Shisp_WGS_1.0, whole genome shotgun sequence window:
- the LOC125215957 gene encoding root phototropism protein 2-like, which translates to MANRFSLAMERTGQWVFSQEISTDIIVEVGEANFCLHKFMLVAKSNHIRKVILDSKETDLTRINLWDIPGGAEMFEKAAKFCYGVNFEITVHNVAALRCAAEYLQMTDKYCDGNLAGRTEDFMSQVALTTLSGALVVLKSCEDLLPMADDLGMVQRCVEIATAKACVEANFPSRSPPNWWTEELTILDITFFQRIIASMKARGAKGLTLASAIITYTERSLRDLVRDHSGNGVRSLDSPESDLRLRQRDILETIVALLPPEKSAFPINFLCCLLRTAIFLRADARCKSELEKRVSLILEHVTVDDLLVLSFTYDGERLFDLESVRKIISGFVEREKSVAVFNAGDFKELCSTAMLRVGKTIDAYLGEIATYADLSISKFNGIANLVPKPARKVDDDLYRAIDIFLKAHPNLDEIEREKVCSVMDPLKLSYEARVHASQNKRLPVQIVLHALYYDQLKLRSGDDDHNTVDAITTRNQVQADTSLVKENEELRTELLKMKMYIQDIKKGEPTSSKSSAKKTTFFSSMSKTLGKLNPFKHGSKDTLNIEDGMPDLTKPRRRRFSIS; encoded by the exons ATGGCTAACAGATTCTCTCTTGCTATGGAAAGAACAGGCCAATG GGTTTTCTCCCAAGAAATCTCAACTGACATCATCGTGGAAGTTGGAGAAGCCAACTTCTGCCTTCACAag TTCATGCTAGTGGCGAAGAGCAACCATATAAGGAAGGTAATTCTGGATTCGAAAGAAACGGATTTGACGAGAATAAATCTGTGGGACATTCCCGGCGGGGCGGAGATGTTTGAAAAGGCGGCCAAGTTCTGCTACGGCGTCAACTTCGAGATCACGGTGCACAACGTTGCTGCCCTCCGTTGCGCCGCCGAGTATCTGCAGATGACCGACAAGTACTGCGACGGGAATCTCGCCGGAAGGACGGAGGATTTTATGTCCCAAGTGGCGCTAACCACCCTCTCCGGCGCCCTCGTCGTCCTCAAGTCGTGCGAGGATCTCCTCCCCATGGCCGACGATCTCGGCATGGTTCAACGCTGCGTCGAGATTGCCACCGCCAAG GCTTGCGTGGAGGCGAATTTCCCAAGCCGTTCTCCGCCCAattggtggacggaggagCTGACAATCTTGGACATAACCTTCTTCCAGAGGATCATCGCATCAATGAAAGCAAGAGGTGCAAAGGGTCTAACTCTAGCCAGCGCCATCATTACCTACACCGAGAGGTCCCTTCGCGACCTCGTGCGCGATCACTCCGGCAACGGCGTCCGCTCCCTCGACTCCCCCGAATCCGACCTCCGCCTCCGCCAGCGTGACATCCTCGAGACCATCGTGGCCCTCCTGCCGCCGGAGAAATCGGCTTTTCCGATCAACTTCCTGTGCTGTCTGCTTCGGACTGCCATTTTCTTGAGGGCCGACGCCCGGTGCAAGAGCGAGCTGGAAAAGAGGGTTTCTCTCATCTTGGAGCATGTCACGGTTGATGATTTGTTGGTTTTGTCTTTCACCTATGACGGTGAGAGGCTGTTTGATCTTGAGAGTGTCAGGAAGATCATATCTGGATTTGTTGAGAGGGAGAAGAGTGTGGCGGTTTTCAATGCTGGGGATTTTAAAGAGCTTTGTTCCACCGCGATGCTCAGAGTTGGGAAGACCATCGATGCTTATCTTGGGGAGATAGCCACCTATGCTGATTTGAGCATCTCCAAGTTCAATGGGATTGCCAATTTGGTGCCCAAGCCTGCCAGGAAGGTCGACGACGATCTTTATCGCGccattgatatttttctcaaG GCGCACCCGAATCTTGATGAGATTGAGCGAGAGAAGGTCTGCAGTGTGATGGACCCGCTCAAGCTATCGTACGAGGCTAGGGTTCACGCCTCTCAGAACAAGCGCCTCCCCGTGCAAATAGTCCTCCACGCGCTCTACTACGATCAGCTCAAGCTCAGAAGTGGAGACGATGATCACAATACTGTAGACGCCATTACAACAAGGAACCAAGTGCAAGCCGACACCTCCCTCGTTAAGGAGAACGAAGAGCTGAGGACAGAGTtgttgaagatgaagatgtaCATTCAAGATATCAAAAAAGGCGAACCCACATCATCAAAATCTAGTGCTAAGAAGACTACATTCTTCTCATCCATGTCCAAGACTTTAGGGAAATTGAATCCCTTCAAGCATGGATCCAAAGATACTTTGAATATTGAAGATGGAATGCCGGATTTGACTAAACCTAGAAGAAGACGATTCTCCATTTCCTAA